The Myxocyprinus asiaticus isolate MX2 ecotype Aquarium Trade chromosome 31, UBuf_Myxa_2, whole genome shotgun sequence genome has a segment encoding these proteins:
- the LOC127422613 gene encoding gastrula zinc finger protein XlCGF8.2DB-like isoform X2 — MVKMEFVKEEREDMSYPESSRIKHEDTEEQIDLKEVKEESQELNEVEEKHHNFKTEENDFSCSQTEMNFSQERTQKTEAENSFTCPQCGKTLKSKSALKMHLRIHTGEKPFTCQQCGKSYARKDHLQMHLKIHTGEKPFTCQQCGNRFKSKITLKKHLKIHTGEKPFTCPQCGKSFTDKSSLKYHIGCHSSEKPFNCDQCGKHFTRTSLLKTHLKIHTNERPYVCSVCGNSFSRLEHLKDHQKRHAGIRDHVCSECEKSFTTANQLKTHQRIHTGEKPFTCQQCGKKFTYISNLNNHLRIHTGEKPYTCQQCGKRFRFHAQINGHMIIHTGEKPYTCPQCGKSFSDKTSLRSHINDHSGERPFNCDQCSKHFTTMSLLKRHLKIHTNEKP; from the coding sequence ATCTGAAGGAAGTGAAAGAGGagagtcaagaactgaatgaagtggaggagaaacatcatAACTTCAAAACAGAAGAAAATGATTTTAGCTGCTCACAGACTGAAATGAATTTCTCACAAGAGAGAACTCAAAAAACAGAAGCTGAAAACTCTttcacctgccctcagtgtggaaagacttTAAAAAGTAAAAGTGCCCTTAAGATGCAtttaagaattcacactggagagaaacctttcacatgtcagcagtgtggaaagagttatgCACGTAAAGACCACCTTcagatgcatttaaaaattcacaccggagagaaacctttcacatgtcAGCAGTGTGGAAACCGTTTCAAATCTAAAATCAcccttaaaaaacatttaaaaattcacaCTGGGGAGAAACCTttcacctgccctcagtgtggaaagagtttcactgatAAATCATCTCTCAAATATCATATTGGCTGTCACTCTAGTGAAAAGCCATTTAATTGCGATCAGTGCGGTAAACATTTTACGAGAACGTCTCTTCTAAAAACACACCTGAAAATTCATACAAATGAGAGGCCTTATGTGTGTTCTGTTTGTGGAAATAGTTTTTCACGACTGGAACATTTGAAAGATCATCAGAAAAGACACGCTGGTATTAGAGATCACGTGTGCTCTGAGTGTGAGAAGAGCTTTACTACAGCCAACCAATTGAAAACGCACCAGAgaattcacaccggagagaaacctttcacatgtcAGCAGTGTGGAAAGAAGTTTACATATATAAGTAATCTTAACAATCacttgagaattcacactggagagaaaccttacacatGTCAGCAGTGTGGAAAGCGCTTCAGATTTCATGCACAAATTAATGGACACATgataattcacactggagagaagccgtacacttgccctcagtgtggaaagagtttctctGATAAAACATCTCTCAGATCCCATATTAACGATCACTCTGGTGAAAGACCATTTAACTGCGATCAGTGCAGTAAACATTTCACGACAATGTCACTTCTAAAAAGACACCTGAAAATTCATACAAATGAGAAGCCTTAA
- the LOC127422613 gene encoding gastrula zinc finger protein XlCGF8.2DB-like isoform X1, whose amino-acid sequence MVKMEFVKEEREDMSYPESSRIKHEDTEEQIDLKEVKEESQELNEVEEKHHNFKTEENDFSCSQTEMNFSQERTQKTEAENSFTCPQCGKTLKSKSALKMHLRIHTGEKPFTCQQCGKSYARKDHLQMHLKIHTGEKPFTCQQCGNRFKSKITLKKHLKIHTGEKPFTCPQCGKSFTDKSSLKYHIGCHSSEKPFNCDQCGKHFTRTSLLKTHLKIHTNERPYVCSVCGNSFSRLEHLKDHQKRHAGIRDHVCSECEKSFTTANQLKTHQRIHTGEKPFTCQQCGKKFTYISNLNNHLRIHTGEKPYTCQQCGKRFRFHAQINGHMIIHTGEKPYTCPQCGKSFSDKTSLRSHINDHSGERPFNCDQCSKHFTTMSLLKRHLKIHTNEKP is encoded by the exons ATGGTGAAGATGGAGTTTGttaaagaagagagagaagacaTGAGTTATCCAGAATCATCCAGAATAaaacatgaagatactgaggaacaaatag ATCTGAAGGAAGTGAAAGAGGagagtcaagaactgaatgaagtggaggagaaacatcatAACTTCAAAACAGAAGAAAATGATTTTAGCTGCTCACAGACTGAAATGAATTTCTCACAAGAGAGAACTCAAAAAACAGAAGCTGAAAACTCTttcacctgccctcagtgtggaaagacttTAAAAAGTAAAAGTGCCCTTAAGATGCAtttaagaattcacactggagagaaacctttcacatgtcagcagtgtggaaagagttatgCACGTAAAGACCACCTTcagatgcatttaaaaattcacaccggagagaaacctttcacatgtcAGCAGTGTGGAAACCGTTTCAAATCTAAAATCAcccttaaaaaacatttaaaaattcacaCTGGGGAGAAACCTttcacctgccctcagtgtggaaagagtttcactgatAAATCATCTCTCAAATATCATATTGGCTGTCACTCTAGTGAAAAGCCATTTAATTGCGATCAGTGCGGTAAACATTTTACGAGAACGTCTCTTCTAAAAACACACCTGAAAATTCATACAAATGAGAGGCCTTATGTGTGTTCTGTTTGTGGAAATAGTTTTTCACGACTGGAACATTTGAAAGATCATCAGAAAAGACACGCTGGTATTAGAGATCACGTGTGCTCTGAGTGTGAGAAGAGCTTTACTACAGCCAACCAATTGAAAACGCACCAGAgaattcacaccggagagaaacctttcacatgtcAGCAGTGTGGAAAGAAGTTTACATATATAAGTAATCTTAACAATCacttgagaattcacactggagagaaaccttacacatGTCAGCAGTGTGGAAAGCGCTTCAGATTTCATGCACAAATTAATGGACACATgataattcacactggagagaagccgtacacttgccctcagtgtggaaagagtttctctGATAAAACATCTCTCAGATCCCATATTAACGATCACTCTGGTGAAAGACCATTTAACTGCGATCAGTGCAGTAAACATTTCACGACAATGTCACTTCTAAAAAGACACCTGAAAATTCATACAAATGAGAAGCCTTAA